The following proteins come from a genomic window of Achromobacter deleyi:
- a CDS encoding ABC transporter ATP-binding protein, translated as MPSQPVLQVNDLTTCFDGDETTVLAVDGLSFDLMPGETLGLVGESGCGKSVTSLSIMRLLRAPGRVARGSVEFDGRDLLALPEKTMRAVRGNQLSMIFQEPMTSLNPVFTIGRQISEPLMLHQGLSRREAMKQAEALLELVQISDPARRVHEYPYQLSGGMRQRAMIAMALACQPKVLIADEPTTALDVTIQAQILHLLRDIQARLGTAIVLITHDLGVVAQMCQRVIVMYAGRKVEEGSVDDVLDHAAHPYTQALIRSLPDFVDGQDHTARLAELPGIVPVVTPESRGCAFAARCPEALPRCADEAPPEVAAGDRHRVWCWARQAAPAATLERDPR; from the coding sequence ATGCCATCCCAACCTGTCCTGCAAGTGAATGACCTGACCACCTGTTTCGACGGCGACGAGACCACGGTGCTGGCCGTGGACGGCCTGTCGTTCGACCTGATGCCGGGCGAGACCCTCGGCCTGGTGGGCGAATCCGGCTGCGGCAAGAGCGTCACGTCGCTGTCCATCATGCGGCTGCTGCGGGCGCCCGGGCGCGTGGCGCGCGGCAGCGTCGAATTCGACGGCCGCGACCTGCTGGCCCTGCCCGAGAAGACCATGCGGGCCGTGCGCGGCAACCAGCTGTCGATGATCTTCCAGGAGCCGATGACCTCGCTCAACCCGGTATTCACGATCGGCCGCCAGATCAGCGAGCCGCTGATGCTGCACCAGGGCCTGTCGCGGCGCGAGGCCATGAAGCAGGCCGAGGCGCTGCTGGAGCTGGTGCAGATCTCCGACCCGGCCCGGCGCGTGCACGAATACCCCTACCAGCTGTCCGGCGGCATGCGCCAGCGCGCCATGATCGCCATGGCGCTGGCCTGCCAGCCCAAGGTGCTGATCGCCGACGAACCGACCACCGCGCTGGACGTCACCATCCAGGCGCAGATCCTGCACCTGCTGCGCGACATCCAGGCGCGGCTGGGCACGGCGATCGTGCTGATCACCCACGACCTGGGCGTGGTGGCGCAGATGTGCCAGCGGGTCATCGTCATGTACGCCGGCCGCAAGGTCGAGGAAGGCAGCGTCGACGACGTGCTGGACCATGCCGCCCATCCCTATACCCAGGCGCTGATCCGCTCGCTGCCCGACTTCGTCGACGGCCAGGACCATACCGCCCGCCTGGCCGAGCTGCCCGGCATCGTGCCGGTGGTGACGCCCGAATCGCGCGGCTGCGCCTTTGCCGCGCGCTGCCCCGAGGCCCTGCCGCGCTGCGCCGACGAGGCCCCGCCCGAGGTCGCCGCCGGCGACCGCCACCGCGTCTGGTGCTGGGCGCGCCAGGCCGCGCCCGCCGCCACGCTGGAACGAGATCCGCGATGA
- a CDS encoding ABC transporter ATP-binding protein gives MNLHDAPFPAPAAASAPSAPLLEVVGLKKHFPVDGGKVLRAVDGVSLSVARGQTLSLVGESGCGKSTTGKCLIRLTDPTEGRILLEGADLAGMNSSQLRAMRRRMQFIFQDPFSSMNPRMRVRDIIGEPLRNFGYGREAIRERVAQLLARVSLRPDAADRYPHEFSGGQRQRIVIARALAPEPGLIVCDEPVSALDVSVQAQVINLLMDLQRDLGLTYVFISHDLSVVRHISHHVAVMYLGRIVETGTRDAVFNHPAHPYTRALLAAVPSARRGERAPVAVLKGEIPSPLAPPSGCAFRTRCPQAQARCAQETPVARPVGAGQLVACHFA, from the coding sequence ATGAACCTGCACGACGCTCCTTTCCCCGCCCCCGCCGCGGCCTCCGCCCCCTCCGCCCCCCTGCTGGAGGTGGTCGGCCTGAAAAAGCACTTTCCCGTGGACGGCGGCAAGGTGCTGCGCGCGGTCGACGGCGTGTCGCTGTCGGTCGCGCGCGGCCAGACCCTGAGCCTGGTGGGCGAGTCCGGCTGCGGCAAGTCGACCACCGGCAAATGCCTGATCCGGCTGACCGACCCCACCGAGGGCCGCATCCTGCTGGAAGGCGCCGACCTGGCGGGCATGAACAGCAGCCAGCTGCGCGCCATGCGGCGCCGGATGCAGTTCATCTTCCAGGATCCGTTTTCGTCGATGAACCCGCGCATGCGGGTGCGCGACATCATCGGCGAACCGCTGCGCAATTTCGGCTATGGCCGCGAGGCCATCCGCGAGCGCGTGGCGCAGCTGCTGGCCCGTGTCAGCCTGCGGCCGGATGCGGCCGACCGCTATCCGCACGAATTCTCCGGCGGGCAGCGCCAGCGCATCGTCATCGCGCGCGCCCTGGCCCCGGAACCGGGCCTGATCGTCTGCGACGAGCCGGTCTCGGCGCTGGACGTGTCGGTGCAGGCGCAGGTCATCAACCTGCTGATGGACCTGCAGCGCGACCTGGGCCTGACCTATGTGTTCATCTCGCACGACCTGAGCGTGGTGCGCCACATCAGCCACCACGTGGCGGTGATGTACCTGGGCAGGATCGTCGAGACCGGCACCCGCGACGCGGTCTTCAACCACCCGGCCCACCCCTACACCCGTGCCCTGCTGGCCGCGGTGCCCTCGGCCCGCCGCGGCGAACGCGCCCCCGTCGCGGTGCTCAAGGGCGAGATTCCCAGTCCGCTGGCGCCGCCGTCCGGCTGCGCCTTCCGCACCCGCTGTCCGCAGGCCCAGGCGCGTTGCGCCCAGGAAACACCCGTGGCGCGCCCGGTCGGCGCAGGCCAACTAGTCGCCTGCCATTTCGCCTGA
- a CDS encoding N-acyl-D-amino-acid deacylase family protein, whose protein sequence is MTSSESQPFDYLFVGGTVIDGANTPGQRADVGVRGDRIAAIGDLSDASARHRIDVAGQVLAPGFIDSHTHDDNYLLKRRDMTPKISQGVTTVVTGNCGISLAPLAHANPPAPLDLLDEGGSYHFKRFADYLDALRATPAAVNAACMVGHSTLRAAVMPDLQRAATDDEIDAMRALAEEAMASGAIGISTGAFYPPAARATTEEIIEVCRPLSTHGGIYATHMRDEGEHIVAALEETFRIGRELDVPVVISHHKVMGQPNFGRSRETLPLIEAAMARQDVSLDAYPYVAGSTMLKQDRVLLAGRTIITWCKPFPELSGRDLDEVAAERGKSKYDVVPELQPAGAIYFMMDEPDVQRILAFGPTMIGSDGLPHDERPHPRLWGTFPRVLGHYSRDLGLFPLETAVWKMTGLTAERFGLAERGQLRPGYFADLVVFDPATVADTATFERPTERAAGIHSVYVNGVPVWREQAFTGEHVGRVLARTPA, encoded by the coding sequence ATGACTTCATCCGAATCGCAGCCCTTTGACTACCTGTTCGTCGGCGGCACCGTCATCGACGGCGCCAATACCCCCGGACAGCGCGCCGACGTCGGCGTGCGCGGCGACCGCATCGCCGCCATCGGCGACCTGTCGGACGCCTCCGCGCGCCACCGGATCGACGTCGCCGGCCAGGTGCTGGCGCCCGGCTTCATCGACTCGCACACCCACGACGACAACTACCTGCTCAAGCGCCGCGACATGACGCCCAAGATCTCGCAGGGCGTCACCACGGTCGTCACCGGCAACTGCGGCATCAGCCTGGCGCCGCTGGCGCACGCCAACCCGCCGGCGCCGCTGGACCTGCTGGACGAAGGCGGTTCGTACCACTTCAAGCGCTTTGCCGACTACCTGGACGCGCTGCGCGCCACGCCGGCGGCGGTCAATGCCGCCTGCATGGTGGGCCATTCGACGCTGCGCGCCGCCGTCATGCCCGACCTGCAGCGCGCGGCCACCGACGACGAAATCGACGCCATGCGCGCGCTGGCCGAGGAAGCCATGGCCAGCGGCGCCATCGGCATTTCGACCGGCGCCTTCTACCCGCCCGCCGCCCGCGCCACCACCGAGGAGATCATCGAGGTCTGCCGCCCCCTGAGCACGCACGGCGGCATCTACGCCACCCACATGCGCGACGAAGGCGAGCACATCGTGGCGGCGCTGGAGGAAACCTTCCGCATCGGCCGCGAGCTGGACGTGCCGGTGGTGATTTCGCACCACAAGGTCATGGGCCAGCCCAACTTCGGCCGTTCGCGCGAGACGCTGCCGCTGATCGAGGCCGCCATGGCGCGCCAGGACGTGTCGCTGGACGCCTATCCCTACGTGGCCGGCTCCACCATGCTCAAGCAGGACCGCGTGCTGCTGGCCGGCCGCACCATCATCACCTGGTGCAAGCCCTTCCCCGAACTGAGCGGGCGCGACCTGGACGAGGTCGCGGCCGAACGCGGCAAGTCCAAGTACGACGTGGTGCCCGAGCTGCAGCCGGCCGGCGCGATCTATTTCATGATGGACGAGCCCGACGTGCAGCGCATCCTGGCGTTCGGCCCCACCATGATCGGCTCGGACGGCCTGCCGCACGACGAACGTCCCCACCCGCGGCTGTGGGGCACCTTCCCGCGGGTGCTGGGCCACTATTCCCGCGACCTGGGCCTGTTCCCGCTGGAAACGGCGGTCTGGAAGATGACGGGCCTGACCGCCGAGCGCTTCGGCCTGGCCGAGCGCGGGCAGTTGCGGCCGGGCTACTTCGCCGACCTGGTGGTGTTCGATCCGGCCACCGTGGCCGACACCGCCACCTTCGAACGGCCGACCGAACGCGCCGCCGGCATCCATTCGGTCTACGTGAACGGCGTGCCCGTGTGGCGCGAGCAGGCCTTCACCGGCGAGCACGTCGGCCGCGTGCTGGCGCGCACGCCCGCCTGA
- a CDS encoding helix-turn-helix domain-containing protein, with translation MAPTRKTAPPDIVGKEVMGARLRAERKARKMTLQALSQASGIAVSTLSKAELGQIALSYEKFAALARALDIDMTRMFMLGDAPQAEVAPTYVKNKLSDARDYATDNYHYRLLMGEYPGKKMMPMLALIDSRKVVEFEDYIRHPGQEFALVLSGKVRIQFENGDSVVLNRLESAYFDSGIGHVYLSLSKKPAEVLAVCSDLDEVPSRLKPASPKQ, from the coding sequence ATGGCCCCTACCCGCAAGACGGCCCCACCCGACATCGTGGGCAAGGAAGTAATGGGCGCCCGCCTGCGCGCCGAGCGCAAGGCCCGGAAAATGACGTTGCAGGCGCTGTCGCAGGCCAGCGGCATCGCGGTATCGACGCTCTCCAAGGCCGAACTGGGCCAGATCGCCCTGAGCTACGAGAAGTTCGCCGCGCTGGCCCGGGCGCTGGACATCGACATGACGCGCATGTTCATGCTGGGCGACGCGCCCCAGGCCGAGGTGGCGCCCACCTACGTGAAGAACAAGCTCAGCGACGCCCGTGACTACGCCACGGACAACTACCACTACCGGCTGCTGATGGGGGAATACCCCGGCAAGAAGATGATGCCGATGCTGGCGCTGATCGATTCGCGCAAGGTGGTCGAGTTCGAGGACTACATCCGCCATCCCGGCCAGGAATTCGCGCTGGTGCTGTCGGGCAAGGTGCGCATCCAGTTCGAGAACGGCGACAGCGTGGTACTGAACCGGCTGGAGTCCGCCTATTTCGACAGCGGCATCGGCCACGTCTACCTGTCGCTGAGCAAGAAGCCGGCCGAAGTGCTGGCCGTCTGCAGCGACCTGGACGAAGTGCCGTCGCGCCTGAAGCCGGCCTCGCCCAAGCAGTAA
- a CDS encoding APC family permease yields MDATVVLVGVVIGIGIFGFPPLVAQHATSEAMYLAYWAAGGLVMLVGALCYAELGAAYPGAGGEYLYLSRAWGPRVGLLFAWARCTVIQTGAIAVVAFIYGDYAQQLLPLGTHGATVHAALSVIGLTALNVAGTRHSKRLQWLFTILTLVALTAVLGAALFTASPAAPAPAPLGGNPAGLMGMGMVFVLLTYGGWNEAAYLSGELRNPGRNMARVLLIGTVVVTGAYLLTNLALLELFGLQGLRDTPALGAAVMQLAAGPYAAALLSLVICATALSTINGTIITGARVYYALGRDVPRLRALAGWNERNETPVSALLAQGVITLALLAVGAFSHNAVQTMVAYTAPVFWLFMLLVAASVWRLRQLDPARPRPFRVPLYPLTPALLALTCAGLVYSSAAYAGAGALIGLGVLVLGVPMLRLLRPAETRAPDRRDLQ; encoded by the coding sequence ATGGACGCGACCGTGGTGCTGGTGGGCGTGGTGATCGGCATCGGCATCTTCGGCTTCCCGCCGCTGGTAGCGCAGCACGCCACGTCCGAGGCGATGTACCTGGCCTACTGGGCCGCGGGCGGGCTGGTGATGCTGGTGGGCGCGCTCTGCTATGCCGAACTGGGCGCGGCCTATCCCGGCGCCGGCGGCGAATACCTGTATCTGTCGCGCGCCTGGGGGCCGCGGGTCGGCCTGCTGTTCGCCTGGGCGCGCTGCACCGTGATCCAGACCGGCGCGATCGCCGTGGTGGCCTTCATCTATGGCGACTACGCGCAGCAGCTGCTGCCGCTCGGCACGCATGGGGCCACCGTGCACGCGGCGCTGTCGGTGATCGGCCTGACCGCGCTGAACGTGGCCGGCACCCGCCACTCCAAGCGCCTGCAATGGCTGTTCACGATCCTGACGCTGGTGGCGCTGACGGCGGTGCTGGGCGCCGCCCTGTTCACCGCCTCGCCCGCCGCGCCCGCGCCGGCGCCGCTGGGCGGCAACCCGGCCGGACTGATGGGCATGGGCATGGTGTTCGTGCTGCTGACCTACGGCGGCTGGAACGAGGCCGCCTATCTCAGCGGCGAGCTGCGCAATCCCGGCCGCAACATGGCGCGGGTGCTGCTGATCGGCACCGTGGTGGTGACCGGCGCGTATCTCCTGACCAATCTCGCCCTGCTGGAACTGTTCGGCCTGCAGGGCCTGCGCGACACGCCGGCGCTGGGCGCGGCGGTGATGCAGCTGGCCGCCGGCCCCTATGCCGCCGCCCTGCTGAGCCTGGTGATCTGCGCCACCGCGCTCAGCACCATCAACGGCACCATCATCACCGGCGCCCGCGTCTATTACGCGCTGGGCCGCGACGTGCCGCGGCTGCGCGCGCTGGCCGGCTGGAACGAACGCAACGAGACCCCGGTCAGCGCCTTGCTGGCGCAGGGCGTCATCACCCTGGCGCTGCTGGCGGTGGGCGCCTTCAGCCACAACGCGGTGCAGACCATGGTGGCCTACACCGCGCCGGTGTTCTGGCTGTTCATGCTGCTGGTGGCCGCGTCGGTATGGCGCCTGCGCCAGCTTGACCCGGCGCGTCCGCGGCCGTTCCGCGTGCCCCTGTATCCGCTGACCCCGGCCCTGCTGGCGCTGACCTGCGCCGGCCTGGTCTATTCCAGCGCCGCCTACGCTGGCGCCGGGGCCCTGATCGGCCTGGGCGTGCTGGTGCTGGGCGTGCCGATGCTGCGGCTGCTGCGCCCCGCCGAGACGCGCGCCCCGGACAGGCGCGACCTGCAATGA
- a CDS encoding SAM-dependent methyltransferase — MQRAHSSLSPARRWTVMASALALALSLSVLAEARAAGAGTPAAPQAAATEGYVPDVGQDGKDVIWVPTPQTLVDKMLDMAQVTPQDRLMDLGSGDGRTVITAAQRGLTAKGIEYNPDLVALSRSNAAKAGMSRRATFEVADLFETDLSQADVITMFLLSTINEKLRPKLLELPPGTRIVSNTFRMGDWEPDASETVTEACQTYCNALLWVVPAKVDGRWQVGGRTLQLEQQYQMLSGKLGSSEISDARMDGRTISFTADGVRYTGEVNGTTIQGSAAGKGEWSARRI, encoded by the coding sequence ATGCAACGTGCCCATTCGTCCCTCTCGCCCGCCCGCCGCTGGACCGTCATGGCATCGGCGCTGGCGCTGGCCTTGTCCCTGTCGGTCCTGGCCGAGGCCCGCGCCGCCGGCGCAGGCACTCCCGCCGCGCCCCAGGCCGCCGCGACCGAAGGCTACGTGCCCGACGTCGGCCAGGACGGCAAGGACGTCATCTGGGTGCCGACCCCGCAGACGCTGGTGGACAAGATGCTCGACATGGCCCAGGTCACGCCGCAGGACCGGCTGATGGACCTGGGCTCGGGCGACGGCCGCACCGTCATCACCGCCGCCCAGCGCGGCCTGACCGCCAAGGGCATCGAGTACAACCCCGACCTGGTGGCGCTGTCGCGCAGCAACGCGGCCAAGGCCGGCATGTCGCGCCGCGCCACCTTCGAGGTCGCGGACCTGTTCGAGACCGACCTGTCGCAGGCCGATGTGATCACCATGTTCCTGCTGTCGACCATCAACGAGAAGCTGCGGCCCAAGCTGCTGGAATTGCCGCCGGGCACCCGCATCGTGTCCAACACCTTCCGCATGGGCGACTGGGAGCCGGATGCCTCCGAAACCGTGACCGAGGCCTGCCAGACCTACTGCAACGCGCTGCTGTGGGTGGTGCCGGCCAAGGTCGATGGCCGCTGGCAGGTGGGCGGCCGCACCCTGCAGCTGGAACAGCAGTACCAGATGCTGTCGGGCAAGCTGGGTTCCAGCGAGATCTCCGACGCGCGCATGGATGGCCGCACCATCTCGTTCACCGCCGACGGCGTGCGTTATACCGGCGAGGTCAACGGCACCACCATCCAGGGCAGCGCCGCCGGCAAGGGCGAATGGTCGGCGCGGCGCATCTGA
- a CDS encoding zinc-binding metallopeptidase family protein, which produces MNPFFDTLSRRLNAPERQRPRQRHARAKAFHCVCGQRVFFNNTECLNCHRQLGFDPRHGHIVALDPGKTEGSWIEAGRVRGRTFKRCANFSSPAACNWLLPAARADHLCIACSLNRTIPDLSVPGNGALWRKVESAKRQLIAQLLTLGLPIPRARTPGDGGLAFDLLAPSDDGAPLLTGHGHGLITLNIHEADDAYRVQVREAMHEPYRTLVGHFRHEIGHFYWDRLVAGSSWLAPFRQVFGDEREDYAQALRRHYEQGAPADWAQRFISAYASSHPWEDWAETWAHYLHMMDALDTAFSFGVARVPLEQVSDPFTRASLYDPDDPEGQGFLDLVNGWVALTGVLNELSRSMGQRDFYPFVLPAAVVGKLQFVHRVIRAATR; this is translated from the coding sequence ATGAATCCTTTCTTCGATACCCTGAGCCGCCGGTTGAACGCGCCCGAACGCCAGCGCCCGCGGCAGCGGCATGCCCGCGCCAAGGCGTTCCATTGCGTTTGCGGCCAGCGGGTGTTCTTCAACAACACCGAATGCCTGAACTGCCATCGGCAACTGGGCTTCGATCCGCGCCACGGCCACATCGTGGCGCTGGATCCGGGCAAGACGGAGGGTTCCTGGATCGAGGCCGGGCGGGTGCGCGGCAGGACCTTCAAGCGCTGCGCCAATTTCTCGTCGCCGGCCGCCTGCAATTGGCTGCTGCCGGCCGCGCGCGCGGATCATCTCTGCATCGCCTGCAGCCTCAATCGCACCATCCCCGACCTGTCGGTGCCGGGCAATGGCGCGCTGTGGCGCAAGGTCGAGAGCGCCAAGCGCCAGTTGATCGCCCAGTTGCTGACGCTGGGGCTGCCGATTCCGCGGGCGCGCACGCCGGGCGACGGCGGGCTGGCGTTCGACCTGCTGGCGCCGTCCGACGACGGCGCGCCGCTCCTGACCGGCCATGGCCATGGGCTGATCACGCTCAATATCCACGAGGCCGACGACGCCTACCGGGTCCAGGTGCGCGAGGCGATGCACGAGCCGTACCGCACCCTGGTGGGCCATTTCCGCCACGAGATCGGCCATTTCTATTGGGACCGGCTGGTGGCCGGCAGTTCCTGGCTGGCGCCATTCCGTCAGGTGTTCGGCGATGAGCGCGAAGACTACGCGCAGGCGTTGCGACGCCATTACGAGCAGGGCGCGCCGGCCGACTGGGCGCAACGCTTCATCAGCGCCTACGCCTCGTCGCATCCCTGGGAAGACTGGGCCGAGACCTGGGCCCATTACCTGCACATGATGGACGCGCTGGACACCGCTTTCAGCTTCGGCGTGGCGCGGGTGCCGCTGGAGCAGGTCAGCGATCCGTTCACCCGGGCCTCGCTGTACGACCCGGACGATCCCGAGGGCCAGGGTTTCCTCGACCTGGTCAATGGCTGGGTGGCGCTGACCGGCGTGCTCAACGAGCTGTCACGCAGCATGGGTCAGCGCGACTTCTATCCCTTCGTGCTGCCCGCCGCCGTGGTGGGCAAGCTGCAGTTCGTGCACCGGGTGATCCGGGCCGCGACGCGCTGA
- a CDS encoding S66 peptidase family protein, with protein MPALRPGGRVAIVAPASAADGAAFEAADWLQARGYDPRIMPAALTRSDAPYDYLAGDDDARLNDLHAAFADPAIDAIWCLQGGFGSWRLADRLDIGLLRQHPKPFIGYSDITALHLAIQRHAGFVTFHGPMLAQDLVAGKQEPTASHVLAMVGGQLGQGAWIDAPPESSPVVLAPGVASGRLVGGNLALIAAMIGSRHEIATRDAILFIEDVNEALPRIDRLLSQLRAAGKFDRIKGVLAGNFTRLGLPGGDAVGQSLLFPLLLEQFQARGIPVLAAWPSGHGDPNLTLPLGARVTLDTQRRGLRLEQAVAVQAAPL; from the coding sequence GTGCCGGCGCTGCGTCCGGGCGGCCGCGTCGCCATCGTGGCGCCGGCCTCGGCCGCCGATGGCGCGGCCTTCGAGGCGGCGGATTGGCTGCAGGCGCGCGGTTACGACCCGCGCATCATGCCGGCCGCCTTGACGCGCAGCGATGCGCCGTACGACTACCTGGCCGGCGACGACGACGCCCGGCTCAACGACCTGCACGCGGCCTTTGCCGACCCGGCCATCGACGCCATCTGGTGCCTGCAAGGCGGCTTCGGCTCGTGGCGGCTGGCGGACCGGCTCGACATCGGCCTGCTGCGCCAGCACCCCAAGCCCTTCATCGGCTACAGCGACATCACCGCGCTGCACCTGGCGATCCAGCGCCATGCCGGCTTCGTGACGTTTCACGGGCCGATGCTGGCGCAGGACCTGGTGGCCGGCAAGCAGGAGCCCACCGCCAGCCACGTGCTGGCGATGGTCGGCGGCCAGCTCGGGCAGGGCGCCTGGATCGACGCCCCGCCGGAGTCCAGCCCGGTGGTGCTGGCGCCCGGCGTGGCCAGCGGCCGGCTGGTGGGCGGCAACCTGGCGCTGATCGCCGCCATGATCGGCTCGCGCCACGAGATCGCCACGCGCGACGCCATCCTGTTCATCGAGGACGTCAACGAGGCGCTGCCGCGCATCGACCGCTTGCTGTCGCAATTGCGCGCGGCCGGCAAGTTCGATCGCATCAAGGGCGTGCTGGCCGGCAATTTCACCCGCCTGGGGCTGCCGGGGGGCGACGCGGTCGGCCAGAGCCTGTTGTTTCCGCTGCTGCTGGAGCAATTCCAGGCGCGCGGCATCCCGGTGCTGGCGGCCTGGCCCAGCGGCCATGGCGACCCCAACCTGACGTTGCCGCTCGGCGCGCGGGTGACGCTGGACACCCAGCGACGCGGCCTGCGGCTGGAACAGGCCGTGGCGGTCCAGGCCGCGCCGCTGTAG
- a CDS encoding RNA pseudouridine synthase, whose amino-acid sequence MSDSARLAKRLATEQSCSRGDAERYIEGGWVAVDGKVVEEPGHRVQPGQTVSLLPGARLEEMRPVSVLVHKPAGLSASDPAESALDLVVPANLMPGDRSGQRYLKRMFNGLKLATPLERAASGLVVYTQEFAVARKLIEEGRHVEQEYIAQVRGTLDAAALARLQRGLAYEGRPATPMKVSWQNESHLRFALKTPALGFIEYACDSVGLQLQALRRIRIGRLPMAGLAVGQWRYRLEYERF is encoded by the coding sequence ATGAGTGACAGCGCCCGACTGGCCAAGCGCCTGGCCACCGAACAATCCTGTTCGCGCGGCGACGCCGAACGCTACATCGAGGGCGGCTGGGTCGCCGTGGATGGCAAGGTGGTCGAGGAACCCGGCCACCGCGTCCAGCCCGGCCAGACCGTCAGCCTGCTGCCCGGCGCCCGCCTGGAAGAGATGCGCCCGGTCAGCGTGCTGGTGCACAAGCCGGCCGGCCTGTCGGCCTCGGATCCGGCCGAGTCGGCGCTGGACCTGGTCGTGCCCGCCAACCTGATGCCGGGCGACCGCTCGGGCCAGCGCTATCTCAAGCGCATGTTCAATGGCCTGAAGCTGGCCACGCCGCTGGAGCGCGCGGCCAGCGGGCTGGTGGTGTACACCCAGGAATTCGCGGTGGCGCGCAAGCTGATCGAAGAGGGGCGCCACGTCGAGCAGGAATACATCGCGCAGGTGCGCGGCACGCTCGACGCGGCCGCGCTGGCGCGCCTGCAGCGCGGCCTGGCCTATGAGGGCCGGCCGGCCACGCCGATGAAGGTCAGCTGGCAGAATGAGAGCCACTTGCGCTTCGCGCTGAAGACGCCCGCCCTGGGATTCATCGAGTACGCCTGCGACAGCGTCGGGCTGCAACTGCAAGCCCTGCGCCGAATCCGCATCGGCCGCCTGCCGATGGCCGGGCTGGCGGTGGGGCAGTGGCGCTACCGGTTGGAGTACGAACGCTTCTAG
- a CDS encoding cystathionine beta-lyase, whose product MTTDSTQPFDWRLAVVDPTPRAPAGFRSLVTPTSRGSTTLFERAADLRDDWDAEKAPYTYGLHGTPTVLELGARIAQLEQGRHCFITPGGQAAIALIYLAFCGAGDHALLPDTAYGPNQGLAGGLLKRLGIEVQTYDPLIGAGIAALLRPNTRLVWCESPGSATMEIQDVPAIAAAARRAGAVVALDNTYAAGVLFDAFAHGVDVTMQALTKYIGGHSDLLLGSVTCRDEAHYRALGEARNFLGMAASPDDCSLALRGLQTLGVRLAQLERGTLEVAQWLARRPEVRTVLHPALPSCPGHEIWKRDFTGSASVFSIVLRDGPSRAQIEAFVDRLALFKIGYSWGGVTSLAAPYFNLRRTLRPYGDRLVRLNVGLEPPAALIADLEQAFAALA is encoded by the coding sequence GTGACGACCGATTCCACGCAACCCTTCGATTGGCGCCTCGCCGTGGTCGATCCCACCCCGCGGGCGCCGGCGGGCTTTCGCTCGCTGGTCACGCCGACCAGCCGCGGCTCGACCACGTTGTTCGAGCGCGCCGCCGACCTGCGCGACGATTGGGACGCGGAAAAGGCGCCGTATACCTATGGCCTGCACGGCACGCCCACCGTGCTGGAACTGGGCGCGCGCATCGCGCAACTGGAGCAGGGCCGCCATTGCTTCATCACGCCGGGCGGGCAGGCCGCCATCGCCTTGATCTACCTGGCTTTCTGCGGCGCCGGCGACCACGCGCTGCTGCCGGATACCGCCTACGGTCCCAACCAGGGGCTGGCCGGCGGCCTGCTCAAGCGGCTGGGCATCGAGGTGCAGACCTACGATCCGCTGATCGGCGCGGGCATCGCCGCGCTGCTGCGGCCCAATACCCGGCTGGTCTGGTGCGAGAGCCCGGGCTCGGCCACCATGGAAATCCAGGACGTGCCGGCGATCGCGGCGGCCGCCCGCCGGGCCGGCGCGGTGGTGGCGCTGGACAATACCTACGCCGCCGGCGTGCTGTTCGACGCCTTCGCCCACGGCGTGGACGTCACCATGCAGGCGCTGACCAAGTACATCGGCGGCCATAGCGACCTGCTGCTCGGCTCGGTGACCTGCCGCGACGAGGCGCACTACCGGGCGCTGGGCGAGGCCCGCAATTTCCTCGGCATGGCGGCCTCGCCGGACGATTGCAGCCTGGCGCTGCGCGGACTGCAGACCCTGGGGGTGCGGCTGGCGCAACTGGAACGCGGCACGCTGGAGGTGGCGCAATGGCTGGCGCGCCGGCCCGAGGTGCGGACGGTGCTGCACCCGGCCTTGCCATCGTGCCCGGGCCACGAGATCTGGAAGCGCGATTTCACCGGCTCGGCCAGCGTGTTTTCGATCGTGCTGCGGGACGGCCCCAGCCGTGCGCAAATCGAGGCCTTCGTCGACCGGCTCGCGCTGTTCAAGATCGGCTACAGCTGGGGCGGCGTGACCAGCCTGGCGGCGCCATACTTCAACCTGCGCCGCACGCTGCGTCCGTATGGCGACCGGCTGGTGCGCCTGAATGTGGGGCTGGAGCCGCCCGCGGCGCTGATAGCGGACCTGGAACAGGCGTTCGCGGCGCTGGCCTAG